GAGCTTTGATCATCATTTTCTAAAATGGTATACCAAAATTCCTGAAACATATTTTGCAATGATTCGAAGCATGGAAAACGCTCGAAATGGATTAAATATTTCCAAAACATTGCTCATTAAATACCGCGACAAAGGATTTGAACAATCCAAGACCATGATTCCTATAATTCATGTGACTCGGGTCTTATCCCGGCTTGTCATGTAGTTGGCATGTTTTATCAGTCAACTCATGACCTAAAAAACTCGGCAAAACTTGTAAAAGAgctggttataattttttttccatgccaagaaaTTTCTGGGAACGCTAAATCCTGATATATTAATTGACATCTACAgttgtttttgaataaattatctGTGAGCATGTCCATAatcaataaacaaatgaaaaaatgaatgaataggggggttagtttttttttttttttttttttttcccgaagCATGTTAAAAAACCGAAAACTGAAAGGTTGCAGCCAAAGGAGGCGCAAAAATAAAGGTTGAGAGAGCTTAGGATTGCTACTAACAACCCGAAAAAACTAAAGGAATGATTAACAAATCAAAGGAGGGGCAAAAACATAAAGCTTGGGAGAGAATAGACGTTGCGTCATATAGGGAGAGATTTTCCTCTTTctcgttttaattttatacatgctagagtaatatttttttttatcatactaatttatattaaaatttattaaaaaaaaatagtgtggacattaatatatataaactatgttcacacaaaaaaaaaatattttttaaaaatgtgataaaaaaatatatttttaatttaaatatttcaaattaaaaaagaagataatatccttttaatatgaaataaattttttaaaaaaagtaatctcttaaactttattatttataacatgtataattatattcaaataaattatttttaaaatttttttcatgtgaggtattaaaaattcaaatatatttttaaaaatttttaaattgatatatttcaatttgatcctttaatTGGGTTAATCCTTAGCTGGGTTTGATAATTATACTTCTTATTAGATGATTTTAGAAAGTATTGGATGCTTTGACTATAAAATTGtcgtttcctttttcttttctttctttttttttttgtgtgtttttttaatattttgtgcaATGATCAGATAATATTTTCAGACAAGTAATTAACTTCTAAACATTGACACTGTACAAGTATTCGTCTTTTCCAAAGAAACAGGCAGGAGAACATCATCTTGATTATTACGATTCATGGATTATTCAAAGACTGAAATGTCAGAGAAGATTACCAAACCAAACCACGtgtaagaaaaattaaggaaagaaaacaaataatataggAGAACAAGTCAAATTTCTTTTAAACTGCAACATGAGACTTAATGAGAAGAACACGATAACGACACGTGGTGTCGGTTGAGCTACAAATTCATCGCGTGGAAGGCAAAATTCTTGCATGATTTTACAGAAACATTGAACCAAAGATCGATATTGAATActttgattataattaattaacaaaaagtaAAAGAGGTGGTGAttcataaaatactatttattgtattattattattattattattattattattattttgcctttggtttgtttaaaaaaacatattctttaatatttaatttattaaagaataaattttataatttgttttgatttgtttttttatatgattatctcAGTCTTATAACATATGTTATAGGTTTAGTGTGTTAATGTAACTGacttaggtttatttttttaattaacatttttgtcTTTAACTGcatcctttaacattagattAATTAGGAATTAGAGTACTTCTTGttgtttcaatttactttttattaggttatcctGATCTCACGACTCCAATCACGAGTTTTGTGGGTTAATGTTGACTCGGGtcgttttattgtgtttttttttaaattgattttttttcaattttatttttcaacaatgaGTTAATTAGGGATtgtgcttcataatttgtttcgatTTGCTTTATATAAGATTATTCTAGTTTCATGATCTTGAGTTGTGGATTTGACATAGTAACCTAGTTtgatttagataattttttaatttgttttctataaggttatcttagTCTTATGACCTCGATCATAGATTTGGctgttaacccgagttgactccgatatttttttttcaatttcatccttcaacattaagttaattgaaataatttttatttatttatttattatgaggTTATTTGTCTCATGACTCAGGTTGTGGAATTGGCAAATTAACATAAGTTggcttgagttgttttttttttcttttttacttgagttttatttttcaattttatcctgaaacattgggttgattaagGATTggatttcttaatttgttttgatttgaattaTATGAGTTATCATAGTGTCATGGTTTAGATTGcaaatttaacaggttaacctcATTTAACTCAtgttaatcaaatatattatcatttcgatgtatatataaaaaaatatcatttatgtTAAACTAAGTTTTTACTTATCATTCGAATTATCTTTAAATCCgtcaaattaatcaaatcacattaaattaactttcatataatttaatttttttcgactagaaaaaaaagttacaaacaCTTGagcatttaaacaaaaaaattaattctacccGTAGCATAACAATTGCCTCCAATCTAGTCATTTTCTAAAATGGTATACAGAAATTTCCTGAAacatattttgtaatgtttctaaatcataaaaaagcTCGAAATGGGTGTAATATTTCCAAAATACTGCCCATTCAATGCCGCGGCATAGGATTTGAACCGTTCTAGACCATGATTGGATTCCATAAATAATAGTCGAGCTACAACAAGGATTAATTTATGGATTCATAATCCGGTAAAAGAAGGTATCACCGTAGAAGGATCCCAAAGTCAATTTTGTTAGCTAGGAAAAATTGCACCGGAGGGGAGACTAGGCCATTCGACGTACTGACTCAGGAAATTTCAACCTTCCCTCCAGAACCACATACACACATAATACTCATAAACTAAGACATGTTAATCCTATCATATGTCTagatttttctggttttttttttcctccatggCTTGCAGAAGCCTTCTTTCCTCCAAAATCCTCTTGATcgttttggtttgcttttgtCCCACCTTTTCTTTAGCAGCAGACACACTCTACCAAGGTGGAGATGCCCTCAATTCTTCAAGTAAACTTTTCTCCAAAAATAGGCTCTTCACCTTAGGATTCGTAAGACTTGTCTCTACTGAGTCCAATGCTAGCTACTTGGGAATATGGTACCAAGATGATACAATCCACCCCATCTGGATAGCTAATAGAGACAAACCTATAGCAGATGATTCGGGAGTTCTTGAAATAGATGGAGATTCAGGAACCATGAAAGTTGCATACTCAGGTGGGAATCTTGTTGATTTTTACTCAACTCAATCTCCCACCACAAAGTTAACAGCTACGTTAGAAGATTCAGGTAATTTTGTTCTGAAAGATGCAAATTCTCTCAGCGATCAGATTTTATGGCAAAGCTTTGATGATCCTACCGACACGTTCATGCCTGGAATGAAGTTAGGACTCGACCATAGAACTGGTAAAGTCCGGTCCCTTACATCATGGATGAGTGACCTAGTCCCAGCTCCGGGTGCTTTCACATTTGAGTGGGAGCCCAAAAGACAGGAATTAGTTATTAAGCGACGAGCTGAGATCTATTGGACTAGTGGACCATTGAGGAGCAATGGCAGCTTTGAAACTTTTCGGCCAAATCCGGGACTCGACTATAGTTTTCTTATTGTTTCAAACATTGATGAGGATTACTTTATGTTCACGGTGGCAAGAAACAAACTAACTCCTCCGGAGACGGGAAAGTGGCTGCTGCAATTTAATGGGGGGCTAGTAGAGCAAAGTAATTATGAAAGAACTTCTGGAGGCGACCTCTGTAATGGAAACAACATGGAAATGGGGTGTGTGAAATGGGATTCAGAACCTACATGCCGCAGTAGGGACAGATATGAGTTGAGAGCATGTGACTTTTTGGTAGAGGGAGGTGTTGCAGTTAATGATACCAATGCTAGTCTCAGCATTAGTGATTGCAGGGAAATCTGCTGGAAAGACTGTAAGTGTGCAGGCATTAATATCAGAGGCAGTAATGCCAACAACACTGGATGCACATTTTGGTATGGAAACTTTACAAAAGACCTGAGTGCTAGTTCGATTCAATACTTTGTAATTGTGCAGGACACAATACCAGCAGCAAGTAATGCTCTTCAGACCAGGCCAGATTTTGTTTTATCTGCAAGATTTTTTAATCCCCATACATGTTCCTCGTTATTGTTTTGACTTTTATAGCacaattcattgatttttcttcttcaattttccAGAGAAATCAGGGGAAAGGATCTGGATATGGATTGTAGTTTCTGTGGCATTTGTTCTATTAATGGCACTAGCAGGTGTCTTGTGGTACAGGAGAAGGCAAAGACTCAGAGGTACGTAACCTTTTTTAAACAACAAACAATTTTTATAACCATTAGAACTTCATGAATTCTTAGATTAACTTAATCTATCATATCAATCTAAGCAGAGAAGTATCTGGATGGGTTAATGACATTGGATGCGATGAATGACACGCATGAGCTCGAAAGTGATGGAAACAAGGGACATAATTTGAAAGTATATAGTGTTGCAACAATCATGGCCGCGACAAATTCTTTCTCAGCAAAGAATAAACTTGGACAGGGTGGTTTTGGACCTGTTTACAAGGTagtcttgaaaaaaaacatccaagAAATGGATTAAGAAAACCTTGTTGATTTTATGTTGAAGTAGGATTAATGATCTATTTTATTTCAGGGAAAATTGCCAGATGGTCGAGAAGTAGCCGTAAAAAGACTATCAAGAACTTCAAGACAAGGGCTTGTGGAATTTAAAAATGAACTTATACTCATAGCTAATCTGCAACATTCGAATCTTGTCAAGCTCCTAGGCTGCTGCGTTGAAGGGGAAGAGAAAATGTTAGTGTACGAGTACATGCCTAATAAAAGTTTGGATTCATTTATCTTTGGTAAGCAGCACTATGAAGAGCTTTTTCACATGTTTCAAAACGTAAAATTCAAAGCTTTTAGACGTTGATCATTATGCTTGTTGGAATCTTCTAACTTTTGCCTTTATTTTGGAATACAGATCAATCAAGGAGGGAGCTGTTGGACTGGAAGAAACGTTTAAAAATCATTGAAGAGATAGCTCAAGGTCTCCTATACCTTCATAAGTACTCAAGATTAAGGATAATTCATAGGGATTTGAAGGCCAGTAACATACTACTAAATGAAGATCTTAGCCCCAAAATTTCAGACTTCGGTATGGCAAGAATTTTCAAGACTAATGAATTGGAAGCAAACACAAACCGCATCGTTGGAACTTAGTAAGCAATGAATCTACAACTTCATGTTTCTCTGctctttttttaactgaaaacaTTCAGTTATCTTCACTCTTCAGTAGATTAACAATTCAATTGTTTGGCAAACACAGTGGCTATATGTCCCCTGAGTATGCCATGGATGGCGTTTTCTCTGTGAAATCTGATGCCTACAGCTTCGGAGTTTTGGTGTTGGAAATTGTGAGCGGTAGGAAAAATCGTGGCCTTCTTCAAATGGATCCCCCTCTCAACCTTGTGGGATATGTAAGTTCATTTCCTGTTGTTCAAAAGCATATGGTATTATAGTACTTCTGCATGTAAGCTTTCAATGTTTGCACTAACTAAATTTGTTTTCAGGCGTGGGAGCTATGGAAAGAAGGTAACCAATTTGAGCTAGTGGATCCAACATTGAGGGATTCTTGCTCTGAAGACCAAGTGTTGAGATGCATTCATGTGGGCTTGCTATGCGTAGAAGATAATGTGAACGATAGGCCTACAATGTCAGATGTTCTATCGATGTTAACTAGTGATGCACAATTACCATTGCTCAAACAGCCAGCATTTTCATGTGCATCATATAGTACGGACACTCAATCGAATTCAAGCAATGCAGAGGGCAAGGCAGAGGGGAGTTCCATAAATTACGTATCTATGTCGTCTATGGAAGCACGATAGAGGTAAAGATTTTATCAAGTAAGAGTATTGAAATACTCACTTGTACAGAGTAGATAAGAGAAGATTCTTCTTGGTCTTGGCACCAGAGAATTTTTTCGTACCAGccaattcaactttttttacatttttgtttGAAGGAACTAAGCATTTCAGCCCACTTTATACTTcttgaaactaaaaataagGCTGGGAGGATAACGTTCTTTATTGTTTAATGATTACAAAGCTACTTcagaattttgttttaaaaacttaaCAAATCTTCTTCCACCTTGCATGCGAATTACCATTCTTCCCTAGCTCTGCATTAAAGCTGCAGGCACTAGCCCCTCTAGATACCAGAGCCGCAGGCTCAAACTCATCTGCATGTCACATAGAACATGGGATTTGGAGAAATGCTTAATGAATGAATACATAACTGTGTGATCGATTCAGCGACGGCCAACTATAACGTCGAACAAATCTTCAACCTCATACTTGTATTCCAGTAATATTTATTGACGCAGACGCGTTTCACAAGTGCAAGTCCAAGAGCTTGTTAAAAGAAGATCTTTCTTAGCCTTAGAATTAGGCCATTTTCATGTTCCAACAGAAGTATCGTTTTCGCATGGTTGTTAAAAGCAACTAGATAGCATTTCTCTGGCCATTGTAACAATTCTTGGAACTAAAGAAGGTTGGAGGCTACATTCTTGATTATTCTCAAGAGTAATACACACACAACAGAAAATGATGAAAAGTGAAAGGATTCACGTAGTCCACTACATTATGGGACTACAATCGTACTATCtgtttttggtttaattagAAGCTTGATGGTAGACATCACACTAATAATTAGCGTGAGAATAAGACCAGCGAAGGAAGCAATGAGTGCACCACCACCATGGTCACAGAAGGTTTCAAACTTGTCACAGATCTTGTTCCACCTTGCATGTGAATTTCCATTCTTGCCTAGCTCAGCCATGAAAGCTGCAGCACTAACCCCTCCAGAAACCAGAGCCACTGTCATCTGCAAACATTTAGGCAAGATATATTTTGGTTAATAAacagtttttctctttttggaaGGAGAAATGTTCTGAGAATACTACCATATCTAAGATGGCAATCACGGCAAGGCGCAGCCCTTTGTAATCAAGCTTCTGTCCAAAAAGGTCCCCCATAATCATCACCAAGTTATGGACACTAGCCAATCCATTAGCTATCACAAAGAACCTGTACACCATATCTTAGACACTTAATTAGGAATATTGAACATCTCCATCCTAATTCCTATGTTTATGTACTTGCAAAGTAAATGAGTTAACAAGGCTTACACAAATGCTGGGGTATGTTGAAACTTGGCAGTGAGAGAGGCTTTTATCGGGGTACTCCCAACAGTGGCAACCACAAGAGTTTTAGTTTCTTTGTTGAGTCCCATCACAACTGTTGCAGCTGCTGTGGCAAAAAACGCAAGCACCCTTAGCATCAAAAGAACCAATTTCCTTGTCTTTGGCTGTAAGCTAGAGTATCCAACCTCAAGTTTTTCTTCACTTTGCAAAGCCATGCTGACAAAAGAGAATCTAGAGATTGGGATAGGATGAATGGAGCAACTATGATGTTAGGCCTAGACAAGGAAGgcattatatatagtttaagagagagaacaaaaatAGATGACCAAATTCTTTTGTTGAGTCTAGTAAGCCACAGGTACTGCTTTCGTTCATTGGGTGGTCTAACCATCAACTTAATCTTCAcatttttggttttggtggTTAGGAATTCTCCTTTCCCTTTCAGTAGATATCAGTTTTGTTCACCAAAGGcaagcttcataattttctaTGCCACTTGCTTGCTTATGTTGGAATTGTGGAGGATTCTTGTCCTCAACAAATCCCAAGAATGTCTTTGGGGGCTAACCAAGAGAAGAACTTGGGTTATGTCAGTGGCTTATTTATTTGTACTTGGACAGGGATCGCTTTCGCTCTTCAGAGGGGAAATGGACTCCATGTCAATAGGtccagttttttgtttttttctttctgcttgTTGTGTTTCAAACTTCCAAGCTATAAGCTATGATATACTGTGtgtatttaacttaaaaaaatattttttattaaattaatgtattaatatcaaaaataaaaaataaaaattgatgtattttcaagtaaaaaacactttttaaaattaccatgcactacaataccaaacattcCTTATATTTACAGAGATGTCATCCATGGTgatctctttcaattttattttacttttttcttaatgGAGAGCTTGtcttctcatttttctttcagCATAAGCTAGAGAAACATTGGCTTGCCATTCATGAAATAAAACCCAGTCCAATCAGCCCACTTAAAGAACAGGAACAATCACAGCCATTTTCTCGAAGAGTTTAGGCAAGTGAATATAACTTGCCAGACAAATTTACTTCGTAGTGTGTTGAAGTCATTACCTTGTTGAGAAACAAACCATAATGCTAAAACAACCTACTTGGAAAGTCTCAAACTGGATTCTAATGATAGAGCTAGATTCAATTATACAGAATTTATCTTCAAGAATCTAGGGTTCCAGAAGTACAAATAAGCATACTTTCCCTGCATACAGCATTTGATAGTTcactttgaaaagatacaaGCACATTCACTCATATCAGTATGAACCTAACAATGTTTTGGTTCAGTAATCAAggagacaaaaacaaaatatacaaATGAATCAAATTTCATATCCTCAAAATGTACACATCCACACGTCAAATTTCTCCAACAGTTTGTGTATTCTAGATGGTTTTTGAACAAATGTTGTTCATGgctattttaaacaaaatatacacAACGAATTTTCATATCCTTCTTCACAGCGATAGCATGAATCTGGGCCATTACCTACCAAATATACAGCAAGATTTCAAAATCTCgccgggttattttttttctgtagtgACACCAACAACAACATTGCTGACCTGCAATTGATAGAGATCTTATCGGCACATATTCTACTCCAAAGGAATGAACGGAAAATCAAAGgacaggaaaaataaaaaagatttttctaaCGAGAAAAGTTGGAGTAATCAAACTGAGCTATACCAATTTGCCACTTTCATCAACAGACATGGGGTTTTCCACAACGACAGTTTGAGTCTGAGAATGGGGCAATGGCTACAGGTAAGAGAGCGAAAACAGCAGATTTACTTAGCACCAGATACAAAATAACCAAGATTTGAGGCATTTGCCAccaggaaagaaaagaaagtccAGTTGCTTACCATTGAAGTAGATGGTGCTGTTCCACCTATACCATTAGGTCTGTTTGCTGGAAGCGGAATTCTCATGTTAGCCATCTGCAAGACACATAATATAGAACAAGGGAGTGAAAAGATTATTGCTCACACAATGACCAAAGGGGGAAAAAGTGAAGCGATCAAATAAATCATTCAGACGCCAAAAACAGAAATGTATATGCAAAGCTATGGTATCTGTTCATGGTAACATGGACACTCTAGGGAATTGTCTAGTTCATGGAAATACAATCCCAAGTCTTTTCTTTACACACGCACCAAGAgaagaaaattgaatttcatgaaGCCAGCTATCCTGCTcctttgtttatatttataatgatCTTAAATCAAGAAATACTGAGGATCGAATCCATGTCAAGAATTAGAAAAACATACAGCTCTTTTGGACTATTCCAATTGAATCAAGAGGTGTCTGGCAAGTAAAAAGAGCTAACATCCATTCCGAAGAGACACTTTTGTCAAAGAATAAAACACATTTATAATcgttgcaggaaaaaaaaaggaaagaaactaagaaaatgtcaaggttagccGTGCAACACAGCACTAAGCAAACTGTATCAGCAAACACTTAGAACCATTGAAAGATTTCCAAGTTGGGTCAATATGGACAAACTTAGTTAAGTTGTGAAGACACTGGATATTGACATAGCAAAGAGAACTGGAAAAGGAGGAGCTATAAGTCAATTGCAATGGCATGTGAAAAGCCCATTTGATACATGTTATGTGTCCTcaactaacaaaataaaagatttatgaTCCTCATATGCTTATATACCTTAAGGCTTTAGCTTCATAATGAGAGTTGGTGGTTGGCAACAACTGCCAAGAAATGAATAATGCAATGTAGCAGGAAATAGAAAGGATGGGAAGAAATTTGTAAAATCTAATGATGGTAAAGGCAATCCATAAAATGAGTGGCACTAATCATGTTAGATAAACTCCTTATGACTACAGAACATAATCCACTGTCCATCCATTCCCTTTATATCTTGGTTGACCTAAGAATTCAAATATCTCAACCAGACAGTACAGATCATTACAGACATccagagattaaaaaaaaaaaagtataatctAAATATAGATCCGTATAATTTGTAGGCATTGGAATATTAGATAAAACTATTTGTTCATGAGAAAACATTAACAGGAGACAATCTTGATTCAATGTGCACAAATTCAAGGGCAGAGCTCACTTGTTAAGCTTTCATAAATTTGAGCAATTTTCCATGGAAGATTAGTGTGTGAAGTACTGAAGTTCATATCaggaaaatgaaattaacttaaataaCAGAAGCTCAAAACTTGAGCCAAAACTAGTGATAATTTTCAAGATTTCACAACCACTCGTTAGGTAAAGACTGGTGCCCTAATATAGTCGATGCGTCGATGCACTTACACTAACATTAGTAACATAGTGACAGACAGGACACTTGACAGATGGAGATCCATTTGGATACATAAGAGTAGTCCGGCAGTTCCCACAGTTGACATGAGCGGCCTGGTTATATACTTCTCACATGGCCGCAAAATCAGAGAGAACAAATCAGTACACCAAACAGGTGAAATATAAAGGAAACTCAGTAGAATCGGTATATGCAATTTAGAAATGAAATGATACAAAGCAAGCAAATGAAGCCAATAAAAGCAATGTTTCCTGAGCCCATTCCCCAAAATCTAGTGCATGTCAGAGAAAATTTATCAGACAGCTTCCAGTTTCAATGACAATAGGTAAATTGGTAGAAACTGGATATCAAAGTAAATCCATGCCACCACTCTTAATAGCCATAAATGCAACTGCTACTAATCTTTCCAAATGTTATCAACTTTAAAAACTTAATAGCAGTTGCCTGATAAAAAAGAATCTAGAAAAATACTGTCAACAACTATTAAAAGAAAGCAAGTGCTAGAAATGCATACGGCATAATGAGCAATCAAGTGAGGTAGAGTTTTAAAAACACATTCTCGTCCAATTAAAAGACACCATTCCTCCCACTACATCTTCAAGTCAGCTCATATAATTAACTAAGATCACTGCCTAGCTGATAGTTCTATAACATtttcttttagtgttttttttaaatgttctgTTAAAGCACAGACAATGTCCACCGAGGAAAAGAGAAATTCAAACATCTTACCAACCTACACCTTTATaccatagaaagaaaaacaggGCAAGACTATCTGTTGTTATGATGCAGACTAAATAAGTTAATCTGCAAATTACCAATTCAAATTAGCCAAATGTCCTGAGATAATTTTACATATCTTATTCATGAAATTTTGCATTTTACCTGGTGCAACGTTCACTACATGGCAGCAGGAGCATCTCACAGTTGTTGCCCCATGTGGATACATTAGCAATGACCTGCAACCTCTACATATGAGTTGAGCCATGTCCATCCCTGCAAGATTGCAGTTGGACCCAAATATCTTATTACCATGCATTTTGATTATATCCAGGCTTAATTAAAATTCTCTCCACATCttgatttgttttacttttctttttttgatttgtCCCAAAAGAGAATGAAACAAAACTGAGGcattttctcatgaaaaaagAGGGGGGGCGGTTCAtaactattttaatttgtaCATATGGAATGTGGACATTTTGGGGGATTGGTTGTTTTTCATAACTAATTCTAACAATAAATAGGTAACAAGTTGTCCATTCATATCAAGAATCAGGGAAGAAGGTTATGATGATATCTTAGATGGCACTTCACCATGCAGAAACAATCCAATTTGTCCACCAAACTGTGGTAAACTACATTAAGTGCAACAACTTCGACGAAACTCTAAACTCCAAAGTTAATCATCAATTCAAATCTGAATCAGCCTTCAAAAACATCGACTGAAAAACCAGCCCAAATCAACTATCTCGTCTAAAACCCACAACTCCCACCTTTTCGATCAACAATTCTTCAAAACAACCATCTCCTAGAACACACAcactaaaacaaaatttcagaaaaaaggggaaaaaatttaacatagcGCTACCAATTAATAAAcagcaacaaaacaaaaaacccaaattttcaaaataaactaaCATCCAT
This genomic interval from Populus alba chromosome 1, ASM523922v2, whole genome shotgun sequence contains the following:
- the LOC118037836 gene encoding G-type lectin S-receptor-like serine/threonine-protein kinase CES101 produces the protein MSRFFWFFFSSMACRSLLSSKILLIVLVCFCPTFSLAADTLYQGGDALNSSSKLFSKNRLFTLGFVRLVSTESNASYLGIWYQDDTIHPIWIANRDKPIADDSGVLEIDGDSGTMKVAYSGGNLVDFYSTQSPTTKLTATLEDSGNFVLKDANSLSDQILWQSFDDPTDTFMPGMKLGLDHRTGKVRSLTSWMSDLVPAPGAFTFEWEPKRQELVIKRRAEIYWTSGPLRSNGSFETFRPNPGLDYSFLIVSNIDEDYFMFTVARNKLTPPETGKWLLQFNGGLVEQSNYERTSGGDLCNGNNMEMGCVKWDSEPTCRSRDRYELRACDFLVEGGVAVNDTNASLSISDCREICWKDCKCAGINIRGSNANNTGCTFWYGNFTKDLSASSIQYFVIVQDTIPAAKKSGERIWIWIVVSVAFVLLMALAGVLWYRRRQRLREKYLDGLMTLDAMNDTHELESDGNKGHNLKVYSVATIMAATNSFSAKNKLGQGGFGPVYKGKLPDGREVAVKRLSRTSRQGLVEFKNELILIANLQHSNLVKLLGCCVEGEEKMLVYEYMPNKSLDSFIFDQSRRELLDWKKRLKIIEEIAQGLLYLHKYSRLRIIHRDLKASNILLNEDLSPKISDFGMARIFKTNELEANTNRIVGTYGYMSPEYAMDGVFSVKSDAYSFGVLVLEIVSGRKNRGLLQMDPPLNLVGYAWELWKEGNQFELVDPTLRDSCSEDQVLRCIHVGLLCVEDNVNDRPTMSDVLSMLTSDAQLPLLKQPAFSCASYSTDTQSNSSNAEGKAEGSSINYVSMSSMEAR
- the LOC118037838 gene encoding CASP-like protein 1B2 translates to MALQSEEKLEVGYSSLQPKTRKLVLLMLRVLAFFATAAATVVMGLNKETKTLVVATVGSTPIKASLTAKFQHTPAFVFFVIANGLASVHNLVMIMGDLFGQKLDYKGLRLAVIAILDMMTVALVSGGVSAAAFMAELGKNGNSHARWNKICDKFETFCDHGGGALIASFAGLILTLIISVMSTIKLLIKPKTDSTIVVP
- the LOC118037835 gene encoding protein LOL2 isoform X2 — translated: MGFLMFCCREEEEDRQREMQSQVVCRGCTSVLLYPSGATNVCCALCSSVTSIPSPGMDMAQLICRGCRSLLMYPHGATTVRCSCCHVVNVAPVYNQAAHVNCGNCRTTLMYPNGSPSVKCPVCHYVTNVSMANMRIPLPANRPNGIGGTAPSTSMTQTVVVENPMSVDESGKLVSNVVVGVTTEKK
- the LOC118037835 gene encoding protein LSD1 isoform X3; the encoded protein is MQSQVVCRGCTSVLLYPSGATNVCCALCSSVTSIPSPGMDMAQLICRGCRSLLMYPHGATTVRCSCCHVVNVAPVYNQAAHVNCGNCRTTLMYPNGSPSVKCPVCHYVTNVSMANMRIPLPANRPNGIGGTAPSTSMPLPHSQTQTVVVENPMSVDESGKLVSNVVVGVTTEKK
- the LOC118037835 gene encoding protein LOL2 isoform X1 codes for the protein MGFLMFCCREEEEDRQREMQSQVVCRGCTSVLLYPSGATNVCCALCSSVTSIPSPGMDMAQLICRGCRSLLMYPHGATTVRCSCCHVVNVAPVYNQAAHVNCGNCRTTLMYPNGSPSVKCPVCHYVTNVSMANMRIPLPANRPNGIGGTAPSTSMPLPHSQTQTVVVENPMSVDESGKLVSNVVVGVTTEKK